One genomic region from Terriglobus aquaticus encodes:
- a CDS encoding cystathionine gamma-synthase family protein has translation MGRATEALWAGERSGHPFGAAQMPLVPAISFGYDTVESWSDVALNRAPGHIYSRNTNPTLAVLEEKMRVLEGAAAAVSFSSGMAAISNTLYTLLRPGDRIVSVTDTYGGTNRIFTEFLPRMGVEVALARTHDEEEILQEIAKGCHVLYLETPTNPTLKVLDLRKLCAAGRAVGAVVVTDNTVATPVNQNPLALGSHLVVHSASKFLCGHGDALGGILCGSEELVHQVFAYREINGAVLDPFAAYLIARGLKTLVLRVERHNSNAMTVARFLQEHPAVEDVFYPGLESHAMHAVAASQMRGFGGMLSFSLREGYSVSGVLERLHLAYRAASLGHVETFAGIPATTSHVECTAEQRAAMGIPERLIRYSVGIEDVNDLTADLAQALERP, from the coding sequence TTGGGTCGAGCCACAGAAGCGTTGTGGGCAGGCGAGAGAAGTGGACATCCCTTTGGCGCCGCGCAGATGCCGCTGGTGCCGGCGATCAGCTTCGGCTACGACACGGTGGAGTCCTGGAGCGACGTGGCGCTGAACCGTGCACCGGGACACATCTACTCGCGCAACACAAACCCGACACTGGCAGTGCTGGAAGAGAAGATGCGCGTGCTGGAAGGCGCGGCAGCCGCGGTGAGTTTCTCTTCGGGCATGGCGGCCATCAGCAACACGCTGTACACCCTGCTGCGGCCGGGTGACCGCATCGTCAGTGTGACCGACACCTATGGAGGAACGAACCGCATCTTCACGGAGTTCCTGCCGCGCATGGGCGTGGAGGTCGCGCTTGCCCGAACGCATGACGAGGAAGAGATCCTTCAGGAGATTGCGAAGGGGTGCCACGTGCTGTACCTGGAGACGCCGACGAATCCCACGCTTAAGGTGCTGGATCTGCGCAAGCTATGCGCGGCGGGCCGGGCTGTGGGCGCAGTGGTCGTCACCGACAACACGGTGGCCACACCCGTGAATCAGAATCCGCTGGCGCTGGGCAGCCATCTGGTAGTGCACTCGGCCAGCAAGTTCCTGTGCGGCCACGGCGATGCGCTGGGTGGCATCCTGTGCGGCAGCGAGGAGCTGGTGCATCAGGTCTTCGCATACCGCGAGATCAACGGTGCGGTGCTCGATCCTTTCGCCGCATACCTGATCGCCCGCGGTTTGAAGACGTTGGTGCTCAGGGTAGAGCGCCACAACAGCAATGCCATGACGGTTGCGCGCTTCCTGCAGGAGCACCCTGCAGTGGAAGACGTCTTCTACCCCGGCCTGGAGAGCCACGCCATGCACGCCGTAGCCGCCAGTCAAATGCGCGGTTTTGGCGGCATGCTCAGCTTTTCGTTGCGCGAGGGCTACTCGGTGAGCGGGGTGCTCGAGCGCTTGCACCTGGCCTACCGCGCGGCGTCGCTCGGGCACGTGGAGACGTTCGCCGGCATTCCAGCGACTACGAGCCATGTGGAATGCACCGCGGAGCAGCGCGCTGCAATGGGCATTCCCGAAAGGCTGATTCGCTACTCCGTGGGGATCGAAGACGTGAACGACCTGACTGCGGATCTGGCGCAGGCGCTCGAGCGGCCCTGA
- a CDS encoding MBG domain-containing protein, producing the protein METLVSPFASPANHPPVAVSPAIVTVPIQSLATFTIFATDQDNDTIHYRLATPQEQFDETATNCSTQSPPGLTISNSGVGTWDTSRITAAGCNYPAPVAGQIWPVQFMIEDLDSNGQVKSKVPVDVLLKFVNVTQPAPTLTFSTPTTVVASPGNPLTFTATAINTTPGSRITLNAVGLPTGATATNINQTLTQPVSSVFSWTPTLAQEGTYVIVYTATNDTYEQTVGSVSVKVLSSQPPSLTCSTGLTAQYNALASFPLTVLDPQGDAVTVTWSVDGNVSHTDTVAASSNATTLSLNQAFTTLGAHTVSVSATNTDNQTSTCSTPVTVTTADQTIAFGALPNLTYGDAGINLAATATSNLPISYVATGACSVSGNTLSVQGVGTCSVTANQAGDASYNPATSVTQTTSIAPRALHVTAANATRVYGSANPTLTGNVTGTVNGDVITATYSTSANATSPVGTYPITPALAGTNLSNYSVVANNATLMVTQATITVSANNVTRNYGTSNPTLTGTVSGVVNGDQITATYSTPATVSSPVGTYPITPALTGPALSNYNVVTNNGSLTINKGVIAGVQITSSAPTVFLQTRLTFQAAVTGTGGTPTGSISFVDGTTPLGSAQLVNGIAQLTYSDLTTGSHQITAVYSGDSNYIGAASAPISQQIADVDLRLQLNAAGSTTQTVMPGGSTTVGFTVAPLGMSAFPSDVALSVTGLPPGATYTTSTTNVTKGSSATQVTLTIKVPAATASVRSNEVGGKVTAIAVALIVLPFSAAMRRRARSLGRLTAMLLLVLGSATVLLGLTGCGTSNGFLAQPEKSYTVTVTASTAAVSRSTTMQLIVQ; encoded by the coding sequence ACCATCTTCGCGACAGATCAGGACAACGATACGATTCACTACCGGCTTGCGACGCCGCAGGAACAGTTCGATGAAACCGCGACAAACTGCTCGACCCAATCACCGCCGGGGCTGACCATCAGCAACAGTGGTGTGGGCACATGGGATACCAGCAGGATCACTGCCGCCGGTTGCAACTACCCCGCGCCCGTAGCGGGGCAGATTTGGCCCGTGCAGTTCATGATCGAAGATCTGGACAGCAACGGACAGGTCAAGTCGAAGGTCCCGGTTGATGTGCTGCTCAAATTCGTTAACGTCACCCAGCCCGCTCCAACGCTCACCTTCAGCACGCCCACCACAGTCGTGGCAAGCCCGGGTAACCCCCTCACGTTCACGGCGACAGCCATAAACACCACGCCAGGTTCCCGCATCACGCTCAACGCAGTCGGTCTTCCAACCGGCGCCACGGCGACCAACATCAATCAAACTTTGACTCAGCCGGTCAGCAGTGTCTTTAGTTGGACCCCGACCCTGGCGCAGGAAGGTACCTACGTCATCGTTTACACCGCGACGAATGACACTTACGAACAGACAGTCGGTTCCGTAAGCGTCAAAGTACTGAGCTCGCAGCCGCCCTCCCTCACCTGCTCTACAGGCCTGACTGCGCAATACAACGCGCTTGCTTCGTTTCCACTGACCGTTCTGGACCCGCAAGGCGACGCCGTAACCGTAACGTGGTCCGTCGATGGCAACGTCAGTCACACCGACACCGTGGCCGCTTCGTCCAACGCAACCACGCTTTCGCTGAACCAGGCGTTCACTACACTTGGCGCGCACACCGTAAGCGTCTCGGCCACCAACACAGACAACCAGACGAGCACCTGCTCTACGCCGGTTACGGTAACTACCGCTGACCAGACGATCGCCTTCGGGGCGCTTCCGAATCTGACCTATGGCGATGCCGGCATCAATCTCGCGGCGACAGCCACGTCAAACCTGCCGATCAGCTACGTAGCGACGGGGGCTTGCTCCGTTTCCGGAAACACTCTTTCGGTTCAGGGTGTCGGCACCTGCTCGGTTACAGCGAACCAGGCCGGCGATGCCTCCTACAACCCAGCCACATCTGTTACCCAGACCACGTCGATCGCACCTCGTGCTCTGCACGTGACGGCGGCTAATGCAACACGCGTCTACGGCTCGGCGAATCCGACGCTGACCGGCAATGTCACCGGCACGGTGAACGGTGACGTGATCACGGCAACCTACTCCACCTCCGCAAACGCAACTTCACCCGTCGGAACCTACCCGATCACACCTGCTCTGGCCGGCACTAACCTGTCGAACTACAGCGTTGTTGCGAACAATGCAACCCTGATGGTGACGCAAGCCACCATCACTGTCAGCGCAAACAATGTCACTCGTAACTACGGCACCAGCAATCCAACGCTCACGGGAACAGTCTCCGGCGTGGTGAATGGCGACCAGATCACCGCGACCTACTCCACACCCGCAACCGTGTCCTCGCCTGTCGGTACTTACCCCATCACGCCCGCACTGACCGGTCCGGCCCTTTCGAACTACAACGTCGTCACAAACAACGGAAGCCTCACAATCAACAAAGGCGTGATCGCCGGGGTGCAGATCACCTCGTCGGCACCCACGGTCTTCCTGCAAACCAGGCTGACCTTCCAGGCCGCGGTAACGGGCACGGGAGGCACGCCTACCGGATCCATCTCGTTCGTCGATGGGACGACTCCGCTGGGTTCGGCACAATTAGTGAACGGCATCGCTCAGCTGACTTACTCGGACCTTACGACCGGATCTCACCAGATCACCGCCGTGTATTCGGGCGACTCGAACTACATCGGCGCTGCCAGCGCTCCAATCTCTCAGCAAATTGCCGACGTGGACCTTCGCCTGCAACTCAACGCTGCCGGATCCACCACCCAGACAGTCATGCCTGGCGGTTCGACCACTGTGGGCTTTACGGTCGCGCCCTTGGGTATGAGCGCCTTCCCGTCTGACGTAGCCCTGTCCGTCACAGGTCTGCCGCCAGGTGCAACGTACACCACCTCTACTACCAACGTGACCAAGGGAAGCTCTGCCACGCAGGTGACCTTGACCATCAAGGTGCCGGCCGCGACTGCGTCCGTGCGCAGCAACGAGGTCGGCGGCAAGGTAACTGCCATTGCAGTCGCTCTGATCGTTCTGCCGTTCTCCGCAGCCATGCGACGTCGCGCCCGGAGTCTTGGTCGCCTCACCGCGATGCTGTTGCTGGTACTCGGTAGCGCAACGGTGCTCCTCGGCCTAACGGGCTGCGGCACCAGCAATGGATTCCTTGCGCAACCGGAGAAGTCCTACACCGTTACAGTGACCGCATCCACCGCTGCGGTGAGCCGTAGCACAACCATGCAGCTCATCGTGCAGTAA